The proteins below are encoded in one region of Megalops cyprinoides isolate fMegCyp1 chromosome 14, fMegCyp1.pri, whole genome shotgun sequence:
- the LOC118789379 gene encoding interleukin-1 receptor type 1-like — protein sequence MSRIRKTNSSLLFLPVEISDSGYYICKSSGPSEDEEITMLLLVESSLCPPHSDIKSAKPGTNDRLICGQEDIFTLNQTAEITWLKDCNPLGFHTERIRFSNVTTRDAGNYTCMITFSFEGKLFHASRTILLDVKKEPPLTDPTVIEPRNETIKVEPGEKAEFKCTVFVGRDEGSETETSVYWTVNNSLIDNYEQLKHSTSFEMKDQGLYGYSSLFISEVRPEFLHVPFSCIVCSPVHRDRGVVWLVPANHRDFHINLIICMAVPVVITGAVMYHVFKVDIVLALRGLRPLVASKTDADGKLYDAYVSYLHSEALCSPRFCLQVLPAVLERQHGYKLFIRGRDDLPGEGVHDVISNAISRSRRLIIVLSATNSSEEDPEDPVLLDQNQNEDQPDFERQIGLYDALIQNSLKVILVEIGKDIDYSLFPESVRYVKQKQGALRWTPTHGSPTAPPNYRFWKYLRYCMPPGAPTSHGAEQGAREPAVKCPLPW from the exons ATGTCTCGGATTAGAAAGACAAACAGCTCACTGCTATTTTTACCTGTGGAGATCTCAGACAGCGGGTACTACATCTGTAAGAGCAG TGGCCCTTCAGAAGATGAGGAGATTACAATGCTCCTTCTTGTGGAGAGCAGCTTGTGTCCTCCTCACAGTGATATCAAGTCTGCCAAGCCGGGGACCAATGACAGGCTCATCTGCGGACAGGAGGACATCTTCACTCTCAACCAGACAGCAGAAATCACCTGGCTGAAG gactGCAACCCCCTAGGTTTTCATACAGAAAGGATCAGATTTTCAAATGTGACCACCAGGGATGCAGGAAACTACACCTGTATGATAACGTTCTCCTTCGAGGGGAAGCTCTTCCACGCCTCCAGGACAATCCTGCTGGATGTTAAGAAAG AACCACCTTTGACAGACCCCACAGTGATTGAACCACGAAACGAAACCATTAAGGTTGAGCCAG gtgAGAAAGCTGAGTTCAAGTGCACTGTGTTTGTTGGAAGGGATGAGGGCTCTGAGACCGAAACCTCAGTTTACTGGACTGTCAACAACTCCCTCATTGACAATTACGAGCAgttaaaacacagcacaagCTT TGAAATGAAGGACCAAGGGCTGTATGGGTATTCCAGCCTGTTTATCTCGGAGGTTCGGCCGGAGTTCTTGCACGTCCCCTTCAGCTGCATCGTCTGCAGCCCTGTGCACAGAGACCGTGGGGTGGTGTGGCTCGTTCCAG CGAATCACAGAGACTTTCACATCAACTTGATCATCTGCATGGCTGTTCCTGTGGTCATCACTGGGGCAGTGATGTATCATGTCTTCAAGGTTGACATAGTTCTGGCACTTCGAGGACTTCGCCCCCTTGTGGCCAGCAAGACGG ACGCAGATGGCAAGCTGTACGATGCCTATGTCAGCTACCTCCACAGCGAGGCACTGTGCTCCCCCAGATTCTGCCTGCAGGTTCTGCCGGCAGTGCTGGAGCGGCAGCACGGGTACAAGCTCTTCATCAGAGGAAGGGATGACCTGCCGGGGGAAG GGGTCCATGATGTCATCTCCAATGCCATCAGCAGAAGCAGGAGGTTGATCATTGTCCTCTCGGCCACTAACTCGTCGGAGGAGGACCCCGAGGACCCAGTTTTATTGGATCAGAACCAGAACGAGGACCAGCCCGATTTTGAACGGCAGATCGGTCTCTACGATGCCCTCATCCAGAACAGCCTCAAAGTCATCCTTGTAGAGATCGGAAAAGATATAGACTACTCCCTATTCCCGGAGTCGGTCCGGTATGTCAAGCAGAAGCAAGGGGCTTTGAGGTGGACGCCGACCCATGGGAGTCCCACGGCACCCCCCAACTACCGCTTCTGGAAGTACCTGAGGTACTGCATGCCCCCTGGCGCACCCACGAGCCATGGTGCTGAACAGGGAGCCCGGGAACCAGCAGTCAAGTGTCCACTCCCATGGTGA